Proteins found in one Epinephelus fuscoguttatus linkage group LG4, E.fuscoguttatus.final_Chr_v1 genomic segment:
- the LOC125887973 gene encoding histone H2B 1/2-like, giving the protein MPETTVKAPKKGSKKAVSKSVSKTGKKKRRTRKESYAIYVYKVLKQVHPDTGISSKAMGIMNSFVSDIFERIAGEASRLAHYNKRSTITSREIQTAVRLLLPGELAKHAVSEGTKAVTKYTSSK; this is encoded by the coding sequence ATGCCTGAAACCACCGTGAAAGCGCCCAAGAAGGGCTCAAAGAAAGCCGTGTCTAAGAGCGTTAGTAAGACCGgcaagaaaaagaggaggaccAGGAAGGAGAGCTACGCCATCTACGTGTACAAGGTGCTGAAGCAGGTCCACCCCGACACCGGCATCTCGTCCAAGGCTATGGGCATCATGAACTCGTTTGTGAGCGACATCTTTGAGCGCATCGCCGGTGAGGCCTCCCGTCTGGCTCACTACAACAAGCGCTCCACCATCACTTCCAGGGAGATCCAGACCGCCGTCCGCCTGCTGCTGCCCGGGGAGCTGGCCAAGCACGCTGTGTCTGAGGGCACCAAGGCCGTCACCAAGTACACCAGCTCCAAGTAA